A section of the Desulfovibrio desulfuricans genome encodes:
- a CDS encoding acyltransferase family protein, which translates to MSSLIKPQVYRPDIDGLRAFAVVSVVVFHAFPDMLKGGFIGVDVFFVISGYLIGGIILRDLRDGRFSFWDFYARRILRIFPALIVVLTAVLIFGWFALWPNEYSSLGKHAVSGTLFISNLLSWMESSYFDTSVRYTPLLHLWSLGIEEQFYIFFPFLIWLSFKNRILPSFVIIFLGLLSFLDNLYLFRIDARADFYSPFARLWELLAGAGLASLSQMHSDMTVRHEWNTCWFRFLRKSSPTSDGRGLDLPLALVGSCFLCAGLLLARSDKPWPGWGGVMPVVGTLALIAAGPANPINRLVLSNPVAVFVGKISYPLYLWHWPLLSFFFIIGGTVNASTLTLRTGLIFLSFFLATLTYVMVERPLRFGLGARSAKVAALIFVMMIVGVAGLSIYYSEGLPNRKAINLSMQQFEALKYPPGVDNEGLQYADIQAGDLTYCRYMHTGATETIAVVGDSHAMVAFPSIAALGEELGYNTLLLGWLVPGGTEHLRGAPDWVWRKDRPKEIEKVLRIVAEKQDIRKVFIISVGMRVIKGGKKTDRWTARAAGVSTYKQDLQVYVDYLNDHGKLVYIVSENPEYPDDTKLYIMRPFRSHRSFKTAKVLSHGAVREFQAPYLALLQEIRGATIIDTINVFCASGHCAGFTASGMPLYHDDNHLTEVGNLLLRDQALRPYLAGSGK; encoded by the coding sequence ATGAGTAGTCTCATCAAACCTCAGGTGTATCGCCCTGATATTGATGGCCTGCGCGCTTTTGCTGTGGTATCTGTGGTGGTGTTTCATGCATTCCCGGATATGCTTAAAGGCGGATTTATCGGTGTGGATGTGTTCTTTGTTATATCCGGGTACCTCATCGGTGGTATTATTCTGCGTGATCTGCGCGATGGTCGGTTTAGCTTCTGGGATTTTTACGCCCGTCGTATCCTGCGCATTTTCCCCGCTTTGATTGTCGTATTGACGGCAGTATTAATATTCGGATGGTTCGCGCTATGGCCGAATGAATATTCTTCTTTGGGAAAACATGCAGTTAGCGGCACACTGTTTATTTCAAACTTGTTGTCTTGGATGGAATCAAGTTATTTCGATACATCTGTTCGTTATACTCCACTTTTGCATCTTTGGAGTTTAGGTATAGAGGAACAGTTTTATATTTTTTTCCCTTTTTTGATTTGGCTTTCCTTCAAAAATAGGATCCTACCAAGTTTTGTAATTATATTTTTGGGGCTATTATCATTTTTAGATAATCTCTATCTGTTCCGTATTGATGCTCGGGCTGACTTCTACTCCCCTTTTGCACGCCTTTGGGAACTCTTGGCTGGCGCAGGGCTTGCATCCTTATCGCAGATGCACTCAGACATGACTGTACGCCACGAATGGAACACGTGCTGGTTTCGTTTTCTCCGCAAGAGTTCTCCAACTAGTGACGGTCGTGGTTTAGATTTGCCTCTGGCTTTGGTGGGCAGTTGTTTCCTTTGTGCTGGGCTGTTGCTTGCACGAAGTGATAAGCCTTGGCCGGGTTGGGGGGGAGTAATGCCTGTGGTTGGCACCTTGGCGTTAATTGCCGCTGGCCCTGCCAATCCTATCAACCGGCTTGTGCTCTCTAACCCCGTGGCTGTGTTCGTTGGTAAAATTTCCTATCCGCTATATCTATGGCACTGGCCATTGCTGTCTTTCTTTTTCATAATTGGGGGAACTGTTAACGCTTCTACACTGACTCTGCGGACGGGTCTTATTTTTCTTTCTTTTTTCCTTGCCACATTAACCTATGTCATGGTGGAGCGCCCGTTGCGCTTTGGCCTGGGAGCGCGCTCCGCAAAAGTAGCTGCACTCATTTTTGTTATGATGATTGTGGGTGTGGCCGGGCTTAGCATTTATTACAGCGAGGGATTGCCAAACCGTAAGGCGATCAATCTTAGCATGCAACAATTTGAAGCCTTGAAGTATCCACCTGGCGTGGATAATGAAGGGTTGCAGTATGCTGATATCCAGGCTGGCGATCTGACGTATTGTCGATATATGCATACAGGCGCAACAGAAACAATTGCCGTTGTTGGGGACAGCCATGCCATGGTCGCCTTTCCTTCAATAGCTGCTCTTGGAGAAGAGTTGGGATATAATACACTACTGTTGGGCTGGCTCGTGCCTGGTGGAACGGAACATCTAAGGGGAGCCCCCGACTGGGTCTGGCGTAAGGATCGTCCGAAGGAAATTGAAAAGGTGCTGCGCATTGTTGCTGAGAAGCAGGACATTAGAAAAGTTTTTATTATATCTGTTGGAATGCGGGTCATTAAGGGGGGCAAAAAGACTGATCGCTGGACTGCACGTGCGGCTGGCGTGTCCACCTACAAGCAAGATTTGCAGGTATACGTTGATTATTTAAATGATCATGGTAAACTTGTGTATATTGTTTCCGAAAATCCTGAGTATCCTGATGACACGAAACTTTATATAATGAGGCCTTTCAGGTCGCATCGTTCCTTTAAAACTGCCAAAGTTCTTTCTCACGGAGCGGTCCGTGAGTTTCAGGCACCTTACCTTGCACTCCTTCAGGAAATACGCGGAGCCACCATTATTGACACTATAAATGTGTTTTGCGCTTCTGGACATTGTGCAGGGTTTACAGCCTCCGGCATGCCCTTATATCATGATGATAATCATCTGACAGAGGTGGGGAATCTGTTACTGCGAGATCAGGCGCTCCGACCGTACTTGGCAGGCTCGGGGAAATAA
- the mutM gene encoding bifunctional DNA-formamidopyrimidine glycosylase/DNA-(apurinic or apyrimidinic site) lyase — protein sequence MPELPEVETVARTLRPHVEGCAITGATLLRDSSLHPLSLRPEDLRGCVITGVSRRGKLLLLELDAAKAARADLRGATGLRLALHLRMTGRLMTYAAHTAPGPHTRCVFDLTDAQGQERRLFFDDVRAFGLLLAGTPQTMQQWSFWRELGPEPLELTDAAFSARLDSKNSAIKAVLLDQKVIAGVGNIYADESLFAAGIDPRRKAASLSAAQRSRLLRCLKDVLELSISQCGSSIRDYRDANGNVGAFQNSFAVYGRNGQACKACGRALEKIKVAGRATVYCPHCQK from the coding sequence ATGCCGGAATTGCCAGAAGTCGAAACTGTGGCGCGCACCTTGCGCCCCCATGTGGAAGGCTGCGCCATCACGGGCGCAACCCTGCTGCGTGATTCAAGCCTGCACCCCCTGAGCCTGCGGCCCGAGGATTTGCGGGGCTGCGTCATCACTGGCGTGAGCAGGCGCGGCAAACTGCTGCTGCTTGAACTGGACGCCGCCAAGGCTGCCAGGGCAGACCTGCGCGGCGCAACCGGTCTGCGCCTTGCCCTGCACCTGCGCATGACGGGCCGCCTCATGACCTATGCAGCCCACACCGCGCCTGGCCCGCATACGCGCTGCGTGTTTGACCTGACGGACGCGCAGGGGCAGGAACGCCGTCTTTTTTTTGATGATGTGCGGGCCTTTGGCCTGCTGCTGGCAGGAACCCCGCAAACAATGCAGCAGTGGAGCTTCTGGCGGGAGCTTGGCCCCGAGCCGCTGGAACTGACGGACGCCGCCTTTTCCGCCCGGCTTGACAGCAAAAATTCGGCCATCAAGGCCGTGTTGCTGGATCAGAAGGTCATAGCGGGCGTGGGCAATATCTATGCGGACGAAAGCCTGTTTGCCGCAGGCATCGACCCGCGCCGCAAGGCCGCCTCGCTCTCCGCAGCCCAGCGTAGCCGCTTGCTGCGCTGCCTCAAGGATGTGCTGGAGCTTTCCATATCGCAGTGCGGCAGCTCCATACGCGATTACCGCGATGCCAACGGTAATGTGGGCGCTTTTCAGAACAGCTTTGCCGTCTATGGCCGCAACGGGCAGGCCTGCAAGGCCTGTGGCCGCGCTCTTGAGAAAATCAAGGTGGCGGGCCGCGCCACCGTGTACTGCCCCCACTGCCAGAAGTAG
- a CDS encoding alpha-2-macroglobulin, which produces MPTTPLRFLLIILAVFLQAAPALAGPAYRVAAPSNPQEDNWLRREGFSITFQVDEARCKKEYGADWSRQCASSPAGEEGRVVDGVRMTPPVAGVWRWVDDSTMEFTPKEHLSPDTRYTISLEKMALPGRFSLKRQAVYATQPQAVRVGKETFWIDPSPKGAHAVSVPLRFIWPVGTQDMDGRITIAPSDAKSGLALGAPRLVWNERRDEVVVTAPVTALPENNAAARISIKGLPAFAEGSGKCVVVAPKKDAKAPPSVEALFSITGRARLMDVAKITINPVYDDKLDKKFQLEVKTTLRVLPTELLRKLELIQLPRKLTAEAGKDADWTKMPAISPDDVKNGTRLKPELMQAADEPADRILLRIPAEAGRGLLAAVDKGLPSTAGPETAQVRRFIMTVPSLGTEVGFLQPGNVLTLSGQKKLDIYATGLTSVAWRAERVRDPFLALAAKESGFEYPTADMDVMSDVVEGRIEVRKEQAGASSFPVLDLAPLLRGGKEPVHGLMRIELTGYNGDKSIAYAARLLLVTDMGLTVKMAGDGARTVFVQHLGTGQPVQGAEVRLLGLNGLPLQSAVTNAQGRADLPPANGLEREKRPVAVVALAPAAGKTADAAKDAGPQDLAWLSLDDATRMVDYSNFAISGRHTSADGLSASVFSQRGIYLPGETLHFGCIVRRFDWQPMPAGLPLEAVLVSPTGAEVMRRAFTVGEDGLNSFDWACPEDAAVGSYQLDVRLPGDTTRSGASPVLGSTRVRVEEFQPDTLALAASFTPAAPKGWIRTGQDAPAVEAQARLDNLYGEPAANHRVQATLRTEKSRLHFAGYEDYTFYEPAGFEGEGQSLELPAAFTDSKGIAAFALPLGRLQAGTLRGAVQIEGFEPAGGRAVTRQLDALFSPLAVALGYKPEGEVNNLDYIPQNAKASLRLLVLNNDLAPVTLAKAEAVFSARRYVNSLVTDSRGEYRYDATPVDTELTRKTLDLGAQGLSLPLPTTDAGDFLLTVRQPDGAVLAVIPYTVAGDRLAQPSALSTESLAKGDLRLKLDKQQYAPGDTIKMRISTPYAGAGLITIERENVLAQAWFTAQAGESVQEIRIPADFQGRGYVNVSYARSLDSDVVYMKPHVVAVAPFMAGIDQRDLGLALTAPARALPGDTVTVRLTSRVPGRALIFAVDEGVLQLTGFTTPDPLRDLLGDRALDVSTAQIFDLLMPDHARLRGRIPGFGGDMSGPGGRFLNPFKRRGEPPFALWQEIVSVDAKGTEVRFTVPQYASGKIRIMAVGSAAPRQGIALAGRTEASMEVRGTLILKPLLPLAAAPGDEFDGALVVANTIEGSGPGARVRVKMESASGGLAFAQEPAPQTVTVDENGEATINFRMRAQDILGEAAVRFTASLENSKADKAGPDNIGADKPIIRTQTVSIRPPMPRLRTESVTPLRGPTSVDVQRNLYPFEAQGQASVGAMPVLALRSLLARLNTYPYGCTEQLISRAMPYAALLGSPEARHEVLRNPNLSPEAMLKRGNKVISAALSAIMGNFTQYEGVSLWPGGTANDFVTAYAADFLLTLRDSGTVTPEGLSHNLLDTLESIVGRSPTDMADARVKLYGAWILQRDGRIMTQDLERIEQWLKDNFKGWENDIAAAFLADSYDMLRLRRRAEQRMPAALTRCDDEFMSNGAVQALHALMVVRHFPEKKKQLRMAGLLDSAFSTNATTVDMGLGARTLLAMGEATALKADSLSLTCQQYAQGFTPAEGKASPLGGALVLDAPGCTRYHVEMPQGEPLLSLLVTTEGFDRAVMSDASNGISLQRRYLDSKGEAITTARLGDVITVELAIQASGEINNVVLLDLLPGGFEPVLEKNGQNQPQDGLVRYERREDRGIFFVDLNGDRQTFTYKVRAASRGRFVLPAATAEAMYNPAVNARTGGGNVTVE; this is translated from the coding sequence ATGCCGACAACGCCACTGCGTTTCCTGCTCATAATTCTGGCCGTTTTTCTGCAAGCCGCTCCTGCTCTGGCCGGGCCTGCCTACCGGGTGGCCGCGCCCAGCAATCCGCAGGAGGACAACTGGCTGCGCCGCGAAGGGTTTTCCATAACTTTTCAGGTGGATGAAGCCCGCTGCAAAAAAGAATACGGCGCGGACTGGTCGCGCCAATGCGCCTCTTCCCCCGCTGGGGAGGAAGGCCGCGTTGTGGATGGCGTGCGCATGACCCCACCCGTGGCTGGCGTGTGGCGCTGGGTTGACGACTCCACCATGGAATTCACCCCCAAGGAGCACTTGTCGCCCGACACCCGCTACACCATTTCGCTGGAAAAAATGGCCTTGCCGGGGCGATTCTCTCTCAAGCGACAGGCCGTGTATGCCACCCAGCCCCAGGCCGTGCGCGTTGGCAAGGAAACCTTCTGGATTGATCCCTCCCCCAAGGGGGCGCATGCGGTTTCCGTCCCCTTGCGCTTCATCTGGCCCGTGGGCACGCAGGATATGGATGGCCGCATCACTATCGCTCCCAGCGATGCAAAAAGCGGCCTTGCCCTTGGCGCGCCCCGCCTTGTGTGGAACGAACGCCGCGACGAGGTGGTCGTCACCGCGCCCGTAACCGCCCTGCCGGAAAACAACGCCGCCGCCCGCATCAGCATCAAGGGTTTGCCCGCCTTTGCCGAAGGCTCGGGCAAGTGCGTGGTTGTCGCGCCCAAGAAGGACGCCAAGGCTCCGCCGAGCGTGGAGGCCCTCTTCTCCATCACCGGGCGCGCCCGCCTGATGGATGTGGCTAAAATTACCATTAATCCCGTCTATGACGACAAGCTGGACAAAAAATTCCAGCTCGAGGTTAAAACCACCCTGCGCGTCCTGCCTACAGAACTGCTGCGCAAGCTTGAGCTTATCCAGTTGCCCCGCAAGCTCACCGCCGAAGCCGGGAAAGACGCTGACTGGACAAAAATGCCCGCCATCAGCCCTGATGACGTTAAAAACGGCACGCGCCTCAAGCCGGAGCTGATGCAGGCCGCCGATGAACCGGCAGACCGTATTTTGCTGCGCATTCCCGCAGAGGCCGGGCGCGGGCTGCTGGCTGCCGTGGACAAGGGCCTGCCCTCCACCGCAGGGCCGGAAACAGCCCAGGTTCGCCGCTTTATCATGACAGTCCCCTCCCTCGGCACCGAAGTGGGCTTTTTGCAGCCCGGCAACGTGCTGACCCTGAGCGGGCAGAAAAAGCTGGATATTTACGCCACGGGTCTTACCTCCGTGGCCTGGCGCGCCGAGCGCGTCCGCGATCCATTTCTGGCCCTTGCCGCAAAAGAATCGGGGTTTGAGTATCCCACGGCAGACATGGACGTCATGAGCGATGTGGTGGAAGGCCGCATTGAAGTACGCAAGGAACAGGCAGGCGCTTCTTCCTTTCCCGTGCTTGATCTGGCCCCGCTGCTGCGAGGCGGCAAGGAGCCGGTGCACGGGCTCATGCGCATAGAGCTGACCGGATACAACGGCGATAAATCCATTGCCTATGCTGCTCGCCTGCTGCTGGTTACAGATATGGGCCTGACGGTTAAAATGGCGGGAGACGGAGCGCGCACGGTCTTTGTGCAACATCTGGGCACTGGTCAGCCCGTGCAGGGCGCGGAAGTGCGTCTGCTGGGCCTTAACGGTTTGCCCCTGCAAAGCGCCGTCACCAACGCGCAGGGCCGCGCCGACCTGCCGCCCGCCAATGGCCTTGAACGCGAAAAACGCCCCGTGGCCGTGGTGGCTCTGGCCCCCGCAGCCGGGAAAACCGCCGATGCGGCCAAAGACGCTGGCCCGCAGGATCTGGCGTGGCTCTCGCTGGACGATGCCACCCGCATGGTGGATTACAGCAACTTTGCCATTTCTGGCCGCCACACCTCGGCGGATGGCCTCAGCGCCTCGGTTTTCAGCCAGCGCGGCATCTACCTGCCGGGCGAGACCCTGCATTTTGGCTGCATTGTGCGGCGGTTTGACTGGCAACCCATGCCCGCCGGGCTGCCGCTGGAGGCAGTGCTGGTCAGCCCCACCGGGGCGGAGGTCATGCGCCGCGCCTTTACCGTGGGCGAAGACGGTCTAAATTCTTTTGACTGGGCCTGCCCCGAAGATGCAGCCGTTGGCTCATACCAGCTGGATGTGCGCCTGCCGGGGGACACTACCCGATCCGGCGCTTCGCCCGTGCTGGGCAGCACCCGTGTACGCGTTGAAGAATTCCAGCCCGACACTCTGGCCCTTGCGGCCTCGTTTACGCCCGCAGCGCCCAAGGGCTGGATACGCACCGGGCAGGACGCTCCGGCCGTGGAAGCGCAGGCGCGGCTGGATAATCTGTATGGCGAACCTGCGGCCAATCACCGCGTTCAAGCGACCCTGCGCACGGAAAAAAGCCGCCTGCACTTTGCAGGCTACGAAGACTATACATTCTATGAGCCTGCGGGCTTTGAAGGCGAAGGCCAGTCTCTGGAACTGCCTGCGGCCTTTACCGACAGCAAGGGCATAGCCGCCTTTGCCCTGCCTCTGGGCAGGTTGCAGGCCGGTACCCTGCGCGGGGCCGTGCAGATAGAAGGCTTTGAGCCTGCGGGCGGCAGGGCTGTTACCCGCCAGCTTGATGCGCTGTTCTCGCCTCTGGCGGTGGCACTTGGCTACAAGCCCGAAGGCGAGGTCAACAACCTTGACTATATCCCGCAAAACGCCAAGGCCTCCCTGCGCCTGCTGGTGCTGAACAACGACCTTGCGCCTGTCACGCTTGCCAAGGCCGAAGCAGTCTTTTCCGCCCGGCGCTACGTCAACAGCCTGGTGACGGATTCCAGAGGCGAATACCGCTACGATGCCACGCCCGTTGATACGGAACTGACGCGCAAAACCCTTGATCTCGGCGCGCAGGGCCTCTCCCTGCCCTTGCCCACCACGGATGCGGGCGATTTTCTGCTCACCGTGCGGCAGCCGGACGGGGCCGTGCTGGCGGTCATTCCCTACACGGTGGCTGGCGACAGGCTTGCCCAGCCTTCGGCACTTTCCACCGAATCCCTTGCCAAGGGCGATCTGCGCCTCAAGCTCGACAAGCAGCAGTACGCCCCCGGCGACACCATCAAGATGCGCATTTCCACGCCCTATGCGGGCGCAGGCCTCATCACCATTGAACGCGAAAACGTGCTGGCTCAGGCATGGTTCACGGCGCAGGCTGGTGAAAGCGTGCAGGAAATCCGCATTCCCGCCGATTTTCAGGGTCGGGGCTACGTGAACGTTTCCTACGCCCGTTCGCTGGATTCGGACGTGGTCTACATGAAACCGCATGTGGTCGCCGTGGCTCCCTTTATGGCGGGCATTGACCAGCGCGATCTGGGCCTTGCCCTCACCGCCCCGGCGCGCGCCTTGCCGGGCGATACCGTCACCGTGCGGCTTACCTCACGGGTGCCGGGCCGCGCACTGATCTTTGCCGTGGATGAAGGCGTGCTGCAACTCACTGGCTTTACCACGCCAGACCCGTTGCGCGATCTTTTGGGCGACCGGGCGCTGGATGTGAGCACCGCCCAGATATTTGACCTGCTCATGCCCGACCATGCGCGCCTGCGCGGGCGCATTCCCGGTTTCGGCGGCGACATGTCCGGCCCCGGCGGGCGCTTCCTCAATCCTTTCAAACGCAGGGGAGAGCCGCCCTTTGCCCTGTGGCAGGAAATTGTGTCCGTGGACGCCAAGGGTACTGAGGTGCGCTTTACCGTGCCGCAGTATGCCAGCGGCAAAATCCGCATCATGGCCGTGGGCAGCGCCGCGCCCAGGCAGGGCATTGCCCTGGCGGGCAGAACAGAGGCTTCCATGGAAGTGCGCGGCACGCTTATTCTCAAGCCCTTGCTGCCGCTGGCAGCCGCCCCCGGCGACGAGTTTGACGGCGCGCTGGTTGTGGCCAACACCATTGAAGGCAGCGGCCCCGGCGCGCGGGTGCGCGTGAAGATGGAAAGCGCCTCCGGCGGGCTGGCCTTTGCTCAGGAACCCGCACCCCAAACCGTGACCGTGGATGAAAACGGCGAGGCAACCATCAACTTCCGCATGCGGGCGCAGGATATCCTTGGCGAAGCCGCCGTGCGCTTTACCGCGAGCCTTGAAAACTCCAAGGCAGACAAAGCCGGGCCAGACAACATCGGGGCAGACAAGCCCATCATTCGCACGCAGACGGTATCCATACGCCCGCCCATGCCGCGTCTGCGCACGGAGAGCGTTACCCCGCTGCGCGGCCCCACAAGCGTTGACGTGCAGCGCAACCTGTATCCTTTTGAAGCTCAGGGGCAGGCCAGCGTGGGCGCTATGCCCGTGCTTGCCCTGCGTTCCCTGCTTGCAAGGTTGAACACCTACCCATACGGCTGCACGGAGCAGCTCATCAGCCGAGCCATGCCCTACGCCGCCCTGCTGGGTTCGCCCGAGGCACGGCACGAGGTCTTGCGCAATCCCAACCTCAGCCCCGAAGCCATGCTCAAGCGCGGCAACAAGGTCATCAGCGCCGCATTGAGCGCCATCATGGGCAACTTTACCCAGTATGAAGGGGTAAGCCTGTGGCCCGGCGGCACGGCCAACGACTTTGTCACCGCCTACGCGGCGGACTTTCTGCTGACCCTGCGGGACAGCGGAACCGTCACGCCCGAGGGGCTTTCGCACAACCTGCTCGATACCCTTGAATCCATTGTGGGCCGCTCGCCCACAGACATGGCCGATGCCCGCGTCAAGCTCTACGGGGCCTGGATTCTGCAACGTGATGGCCGCATCATGACTCAGGATCTGGAGCGCATCGAGCAGTGGCTCAAGGACAACTTCAAGGGATGGGAAAACGACATAGCCGCCGCCTTTCTGGCGGACAGCTACGATATGCTGCGCCTGCGGCGCAGGGCCGAACAGCGCATGCCTGCGGCACTCACCCGCTGCGATGACGAATTCATGAGCAATGGCGCAGTCCAGGCGCTGCATGCCCTTATGGTGGTGCGTCACTTCCCGGAAAAGAAAAAACAACTGCGCATGGCCGGCCTGCTGGACAGCGCCTTCAGCACCAACGCCACCACTGTGGATATGGGCCTTGGGGCCAGAACCCTGCTGGCCATGGGTGAAGCAACAGCCCTTAAGGCGGACAGCCTCAGCCTGACCTGCCAGCAGTACGCGCAGGGCTTTACCCCGGCAGAGGGCAAGGCGTCGCCCCTTGGCGGAGCGCTTGTTCTTGATGCGCCGGGCTGCACCCGCTACCACGTCGAAATGCCGCAGGGCGAGCCATTGCTCAGCCTGCTGGTAACTACAGAAGGTTTTGACCGCGCGGTCATGAGCGATGCTTCCAATGGCATCAGCCTGCAAAGGCGCTACCTTGATTCCAAAGGCGAGGCCATTACCACGGCCAGACTTGGTGATGTCATCACTGTTGAGCTGGCGATTCAGGCCAGCGGAGAAATCAACAACGTTGTGTTGCTGGATCTGCTGCCCGGCGGCTTTGAACCCGTGCTGGAAAAGAACGGGCAAAATCAGCCGCAGGACGGGCTGGTGCGCTACGAACGCCGCGAAGACAGAGGCATCTTCTTTGTGGATCTGAACGGCGACCGCCAGACCTTTACCTACAAGGTGCGGGCGGCCTCCAGAGGGCGCTTTGTGCTGCCCGCAGCCACTGCGGAAGCCATGTACAACCCGGCTGTAAACGCCCGCACGGGCGGCGGTAATGTCACTGTCGAATAA
- the pbpC gene encoding penicillin-binding protein 1C: protein MSLSNKLLARFRMALPLVRNRAAHMPDAFCALLRRRRRLALAAGVLALPLAALLLWLAFAPCPHPLVGVEFSRMVLDKRGGIMRVSLSADQKYRIRTRLADIPPAAVDTVLRYEDRFFWHHPGINPLSLFRAAAGIVMGGRRMGGSTITMQVARLAYGLETGKMGAKLRQMLLALQLEWHYSKEEILEAYFNLAPYGGNVEGLGAAAVCYFHKTAAQLAPAESAALMLVPQNPSRRRPARDNKAFSQAVRRLNETWFGKKESAPLRVYSPQDMPFIAPHLSTELLQRPGADILRTTLDTTAQRRIERQLARFAARHSAYGLTNCAALLLHWPSMEVRALAGSADFFNKSIEGQVDGTRARRSPGSTLKPMIYALALEQGLVHPQSLLADTPHSFAGYDPENYDGAFRGPLSAAEALRASRNVPAITLAAKLTRPSLYEFLRRAGVEFADGADHYGLSLVLGGAEVSMRELAGLYAMLANKGVWRPLRFLSDEAPSAPALPLLTPEAAFVTLTMLEAPDPDKMARSQGGAVLPVRLKTGTSNGFRDAWAVGQFGPYVLAVWVGNFNNTANPLLVGGMVAAPLFMDMARELAAAEPMTDPFRDPAPSLNVEKLRVCVATGDLDTSLCPETTLTWFIPGVSPVAPSGVFRTILIDKASGLRACAPQDGRTEQRVWEFWPSDLARMFARAGMPKPPPPPFEEQCRREQKISGQPPTIIQPKSGLVYRRTADAQNGSMVFMAHAEAGVNELFWFANDSYVGSTAPGEPLLWQATTGDVSVRVVDDAGRAARRNIRVRPAP from the coding sequence ATGTCACTGTCGAATAAGCTTCTGGCCCGGTTCCGTATGGCTTTGCCGCTTGTGCGGAACCGGGCTGCCCATATGCCAGACGCCTTCTGCGCCCTGTTGCGGCGCAGAAGGCGTCTGGCGCTTGCCGCAGGCGTGCTGGCTCTGCCGCTAGCGGCTCTTTTGCTCTGGCTGGCCTTTGCTCCCTGCCCTCACCCGCTGGTGGGGGTGGAGTTCTCGCGCATGGTGCTGGACAAACGCGGCGGCATCATGCGGGTCAGCCTTTCCGCCGATCAGAAATACCGCATCCGCACACGGCTGGCGGACATCCCCCCTGCTGCCGTGGACACCGTTTTGCGCTACGAAGACAGATTCTTCTGGCACCACCCCGGCATCAATCCCCTTTCGCTCTTCCGTGCTGCCGCAGGCATCGTGATGGGTGGCCGCCGCATGGGCGGCTCCACCATCACCATGCAGGTGGCCCGGCTGGCATACGGGCTGGAAACCGGGAAAATGGGGGCAAAACTGCGGCAGATGCTGCTGGCTCTGCAACTGGAATGGCACTATAGCAAGGAAGAAATCCTCGAGGCCTACTTCAATCTTGCACCCTATGGCGGCAATGTGGAGGGTCTGGGAGCGGCGGCGGTGTGCTATTTTCACAAAACAGCCGCCCAGCTTGCCCCTGCGGAAAGCGCCGCCCTTATGCTGGTGCCGCAAAACCCCTCCCGCCGCAGACCGGCCCGCGACAACAAGGCCTTCAGCCAGGCCGTGCGCAGGCTCAACGAAACGTGGTTCGGCAAAAAGGAATCCGCTCCTCTGCGCGTCTACAGCCCGCAGGACATGCCCTTCATCGCGCCTCATCTCAGCACCGAGCTGCTGCAACGCCCCGGCGCAGACATACTGCGCACAACGCTGGATACCACGGCCCAACGCCGCATAGAGCGCCAGCTTGCCCGTTTTGCAGCGCGGCACAGTGCATACGGCCTCACCAACTGCGCGGCCCTGCTGCTGCACTGGCCCAGTATGGAAGTGCGTGCCCTGGCAGGATCCGCCGATTTTTTCAACAAATCCATCGAAGGGCAAGTGGACGGCACTCGCGCGCGGCGGTCGCCCGGTTCCACCCTCAAGCCCATGATCTACGCCCTTGCTCTGGAGCAGGGCCTCGTCCATCCGCAAAGTCTGCTGGCAGACACGCCGCACAGCTTTGCAGGCTATGATCCGGAAAATTATGACGGCGCATTCCGTGGCCCCCTTTCTGCAGCAGAAGCCCTGCGTGCCAGCCGCAACGTTCCCGCCATAACCCTCGCAGCCAAACTGACCCGCCCGAGCCTGTACGAATTTTTGCGCCGCGCCGGAGTGGAGTTTGCCGATGGCGCAGACCACTACGGTCTGTCGCTGGTGCTTGGCGGGGCGGAAGTGAGCATGCGTGAACTGGCGGGGCTGTATGCCATGCTTGCCAACAAGGGCGTATGGCGGCCCCTGCGTTTTCTATCGGACGAAGCGCCGTCAGCGCCCGCCCTGCCCCTGCTGACGCCGGAGGCGGCTTTTGTGACCCTGACCATGCTTGAAGCGCCAGACCCGGACAAGATGGCCCGCTCGCAGGGCGGCGCAGTGCTGCCCGTGCGGCTTAAAACCGGCACGTCCAACGGCTTTCGGGATGCCTGGGCCGTGGGGCAGTTCGGCCCCTACGTGCTGGCCGTGTGGGTGGGCAATTTCAACAATACCGCCAATCCACTGCTGGTGGGCGGCATGGTGGCAGCGCCGCTGTTTATGGATATGGCCCGCGAGCTGGCGGCGGCGGAACCCATGACAGACCCTTTCCGCGATCCGGCCCCCAGCCTCAATGTGGAAAAACTGCGCGTCTGCGTGGCAACGGGCGACCTTGATACGTCCCTCTGCCCGGAAACCACCCTCACATGGTTCATCCCCGGAGTGTCGCCGGTAGCGCCGTCGGGCGTGTTCCGCACCATCCTGATAGACAAGGCCAGCGGTCTGCGGGCATGCGCCCCGCAGGATGGCCGCACGGAGCAGCGCGTATGGGAGTTCTGGCCCAGCGATCTGGCCCGCATGTTTGCCCGCGCGGGCATGCCCAAACCGCCGCCACCGCCATTTGAAGAGCAGTGTCGCCGCGAGCAGAAAATATCCGGTCAGCCGCCCACCATCATTCAGCCCAAGAGCGGACTTGTTTACCGCCGCACAGCGGACGCGCAAAATGGCAGCATGGTTTTTATGGCCCATGCCGAGGCAGGCGTGAACGAACTGTTCTGGTTTGCCAACGATAGCTATGTGGGCAGCACCGCACCGGGCGAACCGCTGCTCTGGCAGGCCACTACAGGCGATGTGAGCGTGAGGGTGGTGGACGATGCGGGCCGGGCTGCACGGCGCAATATTCGCGTGAGACCTGCTCCCTAG